The Bordetella sp. FB-8 genome includes a window with the following:
- the dapA gene encoding 4-hydroxy-tetrahydrodipicolinate synthase, translated as MLTSQNLQGIFPAIPTPVHSDDTINVEATRALMRYLLKQGIDGILPLGGTGEYGALSGAERSKMIAVTAEEADGRIPVLAGVLDPGYHDAIQAGRDFADAGADGLLVLTPYYTNPTQKGIRDYFMRYADESPLPVLIYEIPYRTRIAIDPEVLHELSRHERIIGMKACNTDMWHFLRTIAGVDAASFTVLSGEDTLFPLHVAAGARGGIVVTATLLPTAWRKIHQLASKGKTAQALELHRQLIPLMTMAFAETNPGPMKSVMDLIGVDAPDMLAPLVRPDPDLARRLRDELKKQLAVFEQRA; from the coding sequence ATGCTGACTTCGCAAAACCTGCAGGGCATTTTTCCTGCCATCCCGACGCCGGTTCATTCCGACGACACCATCAACGTCGAGGCGACGCGCGCCCTGATGCGCTATCTGCTCAAACAGGGCATAGACGGCATCCTGCCGCTCGGAGGCACGGGCGAATACGGCGCGTTGTCGGGCGCCGAGCGCAGCAAGATGATCGCGGTCACGGCCGAAGAGGCGGACGGACGCATTCCCGTCCTGGCCGGCGTGCTCGATCCGGGCTATCACGACGCCATCCAGGCGGGCAGGGACTTCGCCGACGCGGGCGCGGACGGCCTGCTGGTGCTCACGCCGTACTATACGAACCCGACCCAGAAGGGCATCCGCGACTATTTCATGCGCTATGCGGACGAGTCGCCGCTGCCCGTCCTCATCTACGAGATTCCCTATCGCACCCGCATTGCGATCGACCCCGAAGTGCTGCATGAGCTGTCGCGCCACGAGCGCATCATCGGCATGAAGGCTTGCAATACCGATATGTGGCATTTCCTGCGCACGATCGCCGGCGTCGACGCGGCATCGTTCACGGTGTTGAGCGGCGAAGACACCCTGTTCCCGCTGCACGTCGCCGCGGGCGCCCGCGGCGGCATCGTCGTGACGGCGACCTTGCTGCCCACCGCGTGGCGCAAGATTCATCAATTGGCCTCCAAGGGAAAAACCGCCCAAGCGCTCGAACTCCACCGGCAGCTGATCCCGCTGATGACCATGGCCTTCGCCGAAACGAACCCGGGGCCGATGAAGTCGGTGATGGATCTGATCGGCGTCGACGCGCCGGATATGCTCGCGCCGCTGGTGCGGCCCGATCCCGATCTGGCGCGGCGGCTGCGCGACGAGTTGAAAAAGCAGCTCGCTGTATTCGAGCAGCGGGCCTGA
- a CDS encoding IclR family transcriptional regulator C-terminal domain-containing protein produces the protein MTSNPAMPKASAESPRTPKSEQSSLFIGSTEKTFRVLHAFDGQSRHMTMIDIARAAGLDRSATQRAVYTLEVLGYLQRVPETRNYALTSKVLQFSYNYIRANELIDKASPYLLDLSRELGETTNIQEMDGHEIVFVARFPGRHLVNIDIVVGARLPAMFTASGTAMLSRLPEQQVQEVLARTRLEPMTHFTEINPQKLMERIRVTARRGYAAVENETVLGDISIAAPITDHNGLAVAAINISVPTTRWTMDRVEAELAKHVQVVATSISKSRFSSLRY, from the coding sequence ATGACGTCCAATCCCGCCATGCCCAAAGCCAGCGCCGAATCGCCCCGCACGCCCAAGTCCGAGCAGTCCTCTCTCTTCATCGGCTCCACCGAAAAAACCTTCCGCGTCCTGCACGCGTTCGACGGCCAAAGCCGGCACATGACGATGATCGACATCGCGCGCGCGGCCGGCCTGGACCGCAGCGCCACGCAACGCGCCGTCTACACCCTCGAAGTGCTGGGATATCTGCAGCGCGTTCCCGAGACGCGCAACTACGCCCTCACGTCCAAAGTCCTGCAGTTTTCCTACAACTACATCCGCGCCAACGAGCTGATCGACAAAGCCTCTCCGTACCTGCTCGATCTGAGCCGCGAGCTGGGCGAAACCACGAACATCCAGGAAATGGACGGCCACGAGATCGTGTTCGTCGCCCGCTTCCCGGGCCGCCATCTGGTCAATATCGACATCGTCGTCGGCGCGCGCCTGCCCGCGATGTTCACGGCATCCGGCACCGCGATGCTGTCGCGCCTGCCTGAGCAGCAAGTCCAGGAGGTGCTGGCGCGAACCCGGCTCGAGCCCATGACCCATTTCACGGAGATCAATCCGCAGAAGCTGATGGAGCGCATCCGCGTCACCGCGCGCCGGGGTTACGCGGCCGTCGAGAACGAGACCGTGCTGGGAGACATCTCGATCGCGGCGCCGATCACCGATCACAACGGCCTGGCGGTCGCCGCGATCAACATCTCCGTCCCGACCACCCGCTGGACGATGGACCGCGTCGAGGCGGAACTGGCCAAGCACGTCCAGGTCGTCGCGACTTCCATTTCGAAATCGCGGTTCTCTTCGCTACGCTACTGA
- a CDS encoding FAD-binding oxidoreductase — MDTGAALISRLSMELGADAVLTAASDVDGFIEDFRGRYKADALCVAQPATTQQVSFVVRACAESGTPVLPQGGNTSLCGGAVPAAEGARPVIVSLARMRRIRNIDVANGSIEVEAGCVLKTVQDAAAQVQRLYPVSLGAEGSCQIGGTISTNAGGTGVLRYGNTRENVLGLEVVLPDGSIWNGLRGLRKDNTGIDLKQVFIGAEGVLGIVTAATLKLHPLPTHRSVAWFAPVDPAAALRILGMFQAGCGSSLSAYELMNARQLELVIKNVRDRRDPLSAAHAWHVLVELSDIRDAAGLDEALLRTLEQATQEDLVEDAVLATSDMQRHALWEIRHSVTEANKKEGVGFTTDCAVPVSAVPAFIERATRAVHAVEPGMDIVIVGHMGDGNVHFIPMFSFDEWKTRPDAATQGAALRHCVNEVAYELGGTFSAEHGIGQTGLPEMAHYKSDVELTLMRAIKRALDPKNLMNPGRLIP, encoded by the coding sequence ATGGATACGGGTGCTGCACTGATTAGTCGTCTGAGCATGGAGCTTGGGGCCGATGCCGTGCTGACGGCGGCGTCGGACGTCGACGGCTTCATCGAAGACTTCCGCGGCCGCTACAAGGCGGACGCGCTGTGCGTCGCGCAGCCGGCCACGACGCAGCAGGTGTCCTTCGTCGTGCGCGCCTGCGCCGAGTCCGGTACACCGGTGCTGCCGCAGGGCGGAAATACGAGCCTGTGCGGCGGTGCGGTGCCGGCCGCCGAGGGCGCGAGACCCGTCATCGTCAGCCTCGCGCGCATGCGGCGCATCCGGAATATCGACGTGGCCAACGGCTCGATCGAAGTGGAGGCCGGCTGCGTGCTGAAGACGGTCCAGGATGCCGCGGCTCAAGTGCAGCGCCTGTATCCGGTCAGCCTCGGCGCCGAGGGCTCGTGCCAGATCGGCGGCACGATTTCGACGAACGCGGGCGGCACCGGCGTGCTGCGCTACGGCAATACCCGCGAGAACGTGCTCGGACTCGAAGTGGTCCTGCCCGACGGCTCCATCTGGAACGGACTGCGCGGACTGCGCAAGGACAACACCGGCATCGATCTGAAGCAGGTTTTCATCGGGGCCGAGGGAGTGCTGGGCATCGTCACGGCGGCGACCTTGAAACTGCATCCCTTGCCGACGCATCGCTCGGTTGCGTGGTTCGCGCCGGTGGACCCAGCCGCCGCCTTGCGCATACTCGGCATGTTCCAGGCCGGCTGCGGGTCGTCTTTGTCGGCGTACGAACTCATGAACGCGCGCCAGCTCGAACTGGTGATCAAGAATGTGCGCGATCGGCGCGATCCGCTGAGCGCCGCGCATGCATGGCACGTGCTCGTCGAGTTGTCGGACATTCGCGACGCCGCGGGACTGGACGAGGCGCTGCTGCGCACGCTCGAGCAGGCGACGCAGGAAGATCTGGTCGAAGACGCGGTCCTGGCGACCAGCGACATGCAGCGTCACGCGCTGTGGGAGATCCGTCACAGCGTCACCGAGGCGAACAAAAAAGAGGGCGTCGGCTTTACGACCGATTGCGCGGTCCCCGTGTCGGCGGTGCCCGCTTTCATCGAACGGGCCACCCGCGCCGTCCATGCCGTCGAGCCGGGCATGGACATCGTGATCGTGGGGCATATGGGCGACGGCAATGTGCACTTCATCCCGATGTTCTCGTTCGACGAATGGAAAACCCGGCCGGATGCCGCGACCCAGGGCGCCGCTTTGCGCCATTGCGTCAACGAGGTGGCGTACGAGCTCGGCGGCACATTCAGCGCCGAGCACGGCATCGGGCAGACGGGGTTGCCCGAGATGGCGCACTACAAATCCGACGTCGAACTGACCCTGATGCGCGCGATCAAGCGCGCGCTGGACCCGAAGAATCTGATGAATCCCGGCCGTCTCATTCCTTAA
- a CDS encoding ABC transporter ATP-binding protein has protein sequence MTATNLQITGLCKRYGDFVALAPTDLDVAQGEFLTLLGPSGSGKTTLLSLIAGLAQPDEGCIHLNGADVTYGAPCERDMGMVFQNYALFPHMTVAENIAFPLQMRKVDAESTRKRVAQALEMVHLPHVAGRYPRELSGGQQQRIALARCIVYRPAIILMDEPLGALDKKLRDHMQIEIKRIHRDLGTTVIYVTHDQEEAMTMSDRICLMNAGEIAQLGAPADLYFRPNSVFVADFLGESNLLDAVVTAREGDEVQVSMHGADIGRAMVYDPQVKAGASVKLMLRPQNMRIDAAGPDAVQGNAQIPATLTDVMVTGGMTKLYLRSAAAKAQPLVVAFPTNRLGARYEIGQTLRLSWAQADAVAIAE, from the coding sequence ATGACTGCCACCAATCTTCAGATAACCGGCCTGTGCAAGCGCTATGGCGATTTCGTGGCGCTTGCGCCGACCGACCTGGATGTCGCGCAGGGTGAATTTCTCACCTTGCTGGGGCCCAGCGGATCGGGCAAAACGACGCTGCTAAGTTTGATCGCCGGCCTGGCCCAGCCCGATGAGGGATGCATCCATCTGAACGGTGCCGACGTGACCTACGGCGCGCCCTGCGAACGGGACATGGGGATGGTGTTCCAGAATTACGCGCTGTTTCCGCACATGACCGTCGCCGAGAACATCGCGTTTCCGCTGCAGATGCGCAAGGTGGACGCCGAGTCGACGCGCAAGCGAGTGGCGCAGGCTCTGGAGATGGTTCACCTGCCGCACGTCGCAGGGCGTTATCCCAGAGAGCTGTCGGGCGGGCAGCAGCAGCGTATCGCCCTGGCTCGATGCATCGTCTACCGGCCGGCCATCATTCTGATGGACGAGCCGCTGGGCGCGCTGGACAAGAAACTGCGCGATCACATGCAGATCGAGATCAAGCGCATCCACCGCGATCTCGGCACCACGGTCATCTACGTGACGCACGACCAGGAAGAGGCGATGACCATGTCGGATCGCATCTGCCTGATGAACGCGGGCGAGATCGCGCAGCTTGGCGCGCCGGCCGATCTCTATTTTCGGCCCAATAGCGTCTTCGTGGCCGATTTCCTGGGCGAATCCAATCTGCTGGACGCGGTGGTGACGGCGCGCGAAGGCGATGAGGTGCAGGTGAGCATGCACGGCGCCGACATCGGACGCGCCATGGTTTACGACCCTCAGGTAAAGGCCGGCGCAAGCGTGAAGCTCATGCTGCGCCCGCAGAACATGCGGATCGATGCCGCCGGGCCCGATGCCGTCCAGGGCAATGCGCAGATCCCCGCGACCTTGACCGACGTCATGGTGACGGGCGGCATGACCAAGCTGTATCTCCGGTCGGCGGCGGCGAAGGCGCAACCGCTCGTCGTCGCTTTTCCGACCAATCGGCTCGGAGCCCGATACGAGATCGGCCAGACCCTGAGGCTGTCCTGGGCGCAAGCGGATGCGGTCGCCATCGCGGAGTAG
- a CDS encoding ABC transporter permease subunit: MKPSSDTAPAKPRLYPRNGKNIAMAAPIVILLLVFLIYPVGQLLTLSIHDKTGFTLVEYKRLFASSVYVEVLLITLKISLLTTFFSVLIGYPVALLISKLTGKRKNRVLYWVLLSFWTSFLVRTFAWMILLERHGVINWILTRLGLVDQPLNLLYNLPAVLIGMVHALMPLAILTMLSVMENIDQRLPSAASTLGARPGTVFWRVYFPLSLPGVASAALMVFVTAIGFFITPALLGGRHDTMITQLIIDQVMQSLNWGFAGAISVLLLVVVLAVFVVYDRLIGLSTMAGGSAGTTAARGNRRASRKLGELTLAWLGNLTDLVVRFLPRSRKLAAQGGGLPLRVVALVVVVFLSAPAFLMIPLSFDSVPGLAWPPHGVSWQWYQQVVDSPLWMSAIARSMVVGVGTGVLSMLIGTPAAFLLVRGGLRGNAAILAFILAPIIVPRMILAVGLFYFFARIGLVGTSLGLVLGHTVVAVPYVVITMMAVLRNYDIRLDFAAQSMGARPFTTLRRITFPILSAGLLSAFLFAFATSFDDLTIALFSSGGVSTTLPKQFWDTVTQELSPVIAAVSTGLFLFIFILISVADRLRRRSLAS; encoded by the coding sequence ATGAAACCCTCTTCCGATACCGCGCCGGCCAAGCCGCGCCTCTACCCGCGTAACGGCAAGAACATCGCGATGGCCGCGCCCATCGTGATTCTGCTGCTGGTTTTTCTGATCTATCCGGTCGGCCAATTGCTGACTTTGAGCATTCATGACAAGACCGGCTTCACGCTTGTCGAGTACAAGCGCCTGTTCGCCTCCTCGGTCTATGTCGAGGTTCTGCTGATCACGCTGAAGATCTCGCTGCTGACGACGTTTTTTTCCGTGCTGATCGGATATCCGGTCGCACTGCTGATCTCCAAGCTGACCGGCAAGCGCAAGAACAGGGTGCTGTACTGGGTCCTGCTGTCGTTCTGGACGAGCTTTCTGGTGCGCACGTTCGCCTGGATGATTCTGCTCGAGCGTCACGGTGTGATCAATTGGATACTGACGCGGCTGGGCCTGGTCGATCAGCCTCTGAACCTGCTGTACAACCTGCCCGCTGTGCTCATCGGCATGGTGCATGCACTCATGCCGCTGGCCATACTAACCATGCTTTCGGTGATGGAGAATATCGATCAGCGCCTGCCCAGCGCAGCCTCCACCCTGGGAGCTCGGCCGGGAACAGTCTTCTGGCGGGTCTATTTCCCGCTTTCGCTGCCGGGCGTTGCGTCCGCCGCCCTCATGGTCTTCGTGACCGCGATCGGCTTCTTCATTACTCCGGCTCTGCTCGGCGGGCGGCACGACACGATGATCACGCAGCTGATCATCGATCAGGTCATGCAGTCGCTCAACTGGGGCTTTGCCGGCGCCATTTCGGTCTTGCTGCTCGTCGTCGTGCTGGCGGTGTTCGTGGTCTACGACCGCCTGATCGGCCTGTCGACGATGGCAGGCGGCAGCGCGGGCACCACCGCGGCGCGCGGCAACCGGCGTGCCAGCCGCAAGCTCGGCGAGTTGACGCTCGCCTGGCTGGGCAATCTGACCGACCTGGTCGTGCGCTTTCTGCCCAGATCGCGCAAGCTTGCCGCGCAAGGCGGCGGCCTGCCGCTGCGCGTCGTGGCGCTGGTCGTGGTGGTATTTCTCAGCGCCCCGGCGTTCCTGATGATCCCGCTGTCGTTCGACTCCGTTCCGGGCCTCGCATGGCCGCCGCACGGCGTGTCGTGGCAGTGGTACCAACAGGTCGTCGACTCGCCGCTGTGGATGTCCGCGATCGCGCGGTCCATGGTGGTCGGCGTCGGAACGGGCGTATTGTCGATGCTGATCGGCACGCCCGCAGCCTTTCTGCTGGTGCGGGGTGGCCTGCGCGGCAATGCCGCGATCCTGGCGTTCATCCTGGCGCCCATCATCGTGCCGCGCATGATTCTCGCCGTCGGCCTCTTTTATTTCTTCGCCAGGATCGGCCTGGTGGGTACTTCGCTCGGACTGGTGCTCGGGCATACCGTCGTGGCAGTGCCTTATGTGGTCATCACCATGATGGCAGTCTTGCGCAACTACGACATCAGGCTCGATTTCGCCGCGCAGAGCATGGGCGCGCGTCCGTTCACGACGCTCAGGCGCATCACTTTCCCGATCCTGAGCGCCGGCCTGCTGTCGGCCTTCCTGTTCGCGTTCGCCACCTCGTTCGACGACCTGACCATCGCGCTGTTTTCGTCGGGCGGCGTGAGCACGACGCTGCCCAAGCAGTTCTGGGACACGGTCACCCAGGAGCTTTCGCCCGTCATCGCGGCGGTCTCGACCGGCCTGTTCCTCTTCATCTTCATCCTGATTTCGGTCGCGGACCGCTTGCGCCGGCGCAGCCTGGCTTCCTGA
- a CDS encoding ABC transporter substrate-binding protein, whose product MKSKQTASISLHNPSRRTAIKAMAGGLAAASLPFVWTSSRAAGKRIVVRDDGGIYTKAYGAVYYRPFTKATGIEVIGVQANAEPTAQIKSMVEAGSYTWDMAKISQPAILLLTSGGKEYLERHGLESDANIAKIPKQYMSPFGVGTNVYSTVLAYRTDAFKGRKAPDSWKALWNVEEFPGRRSMRKYPFDTIEEALMADGVPTSQVYPCDLNRAFKSLDKVSKHIDVWWTTGAQVEQMLTSGEVAMVTTWVSRAQSAMANGAPVAIVWDQNLYGCDNWSILKGTPNADACRQFIKFASDPKRQAELTEYFPAGLTQPEAFNYVKPEIARNCPTFPENIKTGLHIDAKYWLDHQSEALERFNSWILT is encoded by the coding sequence ATGAAGTCGAAGCAGACCGCGAGCATATCGCTGCATAATCCGAGCCGCCGCACCGCGATCAAGGCCATGGCGGGCGGCCTTGCCGCGGCGTCGCTGCCGTTCGTTTGGACGTCGTCGCGCGCCGCCGGCAAGCGCATCGTCGTGCGCGACGACGGCGGCATCTACACCAAGGCCTACGGTGCCGTGTACTACCGGCCTTTTACCAAGGCGACCGGCATCGAGGTGATCGGCGTGCAAGCCAACGCCGAACCGACCGCGCAGATCAAGAGCATGGTCGAAGCGGGCAGCTACACCTGGGACATGGCCAAGATCAGCCAGCCGGCGATCCTGCTGCTGACTTCGGGCGGCAAGGAATACCTGGAGCGTCACGGCCTGGAGTCGGATGCGAATATCGCCAAGATTCCCAAGCAGTACATGTCGCCGTTCGGCGTCGGCACGAACGTCTATTCCACCGTGCTCGCCTATCGTACCGATGCGTTCAAGGGCCGCAAGGCGCCCGATTCGTGGAAGGCGCTCTGGAATGTCGAGGAGTTTCCCGGCCGGCGTTCGATGCGCAAGTATCCCTTTGACACGATCGAAGAAGCCCTGATGGCCGATGGCGTTCCGACTTCGCAGGTCTACCCCTGCGACCTGAACCGCGCGTTCAAGAGCCTGGACAAGGTTTCCAAGCACATCGACGTCTGGTGGACGACGGGCGCGCAGGTCGAACAGATGCTTACCTCCGGCGAAGTGGCGATGGTGACGACCTGGGTTTCGCGCGCGCAATCGGCGATGGCCAACGGCGCGCCAGTCGCCATCGTATGGGATCAAAACCTTTACGGTTGCGACAACTGGTCGATCCTCAAGGGCACACCGAACGCGGACGCCTGCCGCCAGTTCATCAAGTTCGCCAGCGATCCCAAGCGCCAGGCCGAACTGACCGAGTACTTCCCGGCCGGATTGACGCAGCCCGAGGCGTTCAACTACGTCAAGCCCGAGATCGCCAGGAACTGCCCGACATTCCCCGAGAACATCAAGACCGGGCTGCACATCGACGCGAAATACTGGCTGGATCACCAGAGCGAAGCGCTGGAGCGGTTCAATAGCTGGATTCTGACCTGA